The bacterium genome includes a window with the following:
- a CDS encoding ComF family protein: RASVHALKYRGMRLVAEPMSRHLVSRLPIRFVEPEVVWTPVPLHWRRWLSRGYNQSAILARALADTVSHESPRILLRRRRNTPTQTARSYRERHANVRNAFEVPHGMNVPEAVLLIDDVITTGATVEECARVLKDAGAKWVGAFAFGLTHNG, encoded by the coding sequence GCGGGCCTCGGTTCATGCGTTGAAATACCGGGGGATGCGTCTCGTCGCTGAGCCGATGTCGCGTCATCTCGTTTCTCGGCTTCCGATTCGGTTCGTGGAGCCCGAGGTGGTGTGGACGCCGGTGCCGCTTCACTGGCGACGCTGGTTGTCGCGCGGATACAATCAGAGTGCGATTCTCGCCCGCGCCTTGGCCGACACCGTCTCGCACGAGTCACCGCGAATTCTACTCCGCCGCCGCCGCAACACACCCACCCAAACGGCTCGCTCCTATCGGGAACGGCACGCCAACGTGCGTAACGCCTTTGAAGTGCCTCATGGAATGAACGTTCCGGAGGCGGTGCTCTTGATTGATGACGTGATCACCACCGGCGCAACCGTGGAGGAATGTGCCCGCGTACTCAAAGACGCCGGTGCGAAGTGGGTAGGTGCGTTCGCTTTCGGACTGACGCATAATGGGTGA